The following coding sequences are from one Macaca mulatta isolate MMU2019108-1 chromosome 7, T2T-MMU8v2.0, whole genome shotgun sequence window:
- the RPL36AL gene encoding ribosomal protein eL42-like, with product MVNVPKTRRTFCKKCGKHQPHKVTQYKKGKDSLYAQGKRRYDRKQSGYGGQTKPIFRKKAKTTKKIVLRLECVEPNCRSKRMLAIKRCKHFELGGDKKRKGQVIQF from the coding sequence ATGGTCAACGTGCCTAAAACCCGAAGAACCTTCTGTAAGAAGTGTGGCAAGCATCAGCCTCACAAAGTGACACAGTATAAGAAGGGCAAGGATTCTTTGTATGCCCAGGGAAAGAGGCGCTATGATCGGAAGCAGAGTGGCTATGGTGGGCAGACAAAGCCAATTTTCCGGAAGAAGGCTAAGACCACAAAGAAGATTGTGCTAAGGCTGGAATGTGTTGAGCCTAACTGCAGATCCAAGAGGATGCTGGCCATTAAGAGATGCAAGCATTTTGAACTGGGAGGAGATAAGAAGAGAAAGGGCCAAGTGATCCAGTTCTAA